One Brachybacterium aquaticum genomic region harbors:
- the glmM gene encoding phosphoglucosamine mutase: MARLFGTDGVRGRANDDITAELAVELSVGAAHVLGTLGAFDGTRPRAIVARDTRPSGDFLAAAVSAGLASAGVDVLDAGVLPTPGLAFLVQSTGADLGVMISASHNPAPDNGIKFFARGGTKLPDEVEDRIEARLGETWDRPQGTDVGTITRYEGAVEEYVAHLVSTLDRSLEGLTVVADCANGAAAVTGPEALRRAGATVHVIGDRSDGGLINDGVGSTHLEPLQAAVREHGADIGVAFDGDADRCLAVDANGEIIDGDQIMAILALDLKERGRLHDDTLVVTVMSNLGLKLAMKEHGITLGQTAVGDRYVLEEMNLGGYSIGGEQSGHVIIADYATTGDGELTALHLLQRIAQTGTPAAELKQVMTRLPQALINVKDVDKAKATIDRGVANAVAEAEAQLGETGRVLLRPSGTEPVVRVMVEAPSDEIATEIAERLAVVVRERVGL; the protein is encoded by the coding sequence GTGGCACGACTCTTCGGCACCGACGGAGTGCGCGGACGCGCGAACGACGACATCACCGCCGAGCTCGCGGTGGAGCTGTCCGTGGGCGCCGCCCACGTGCTGGGCACCCTGGGCGCCTTCGACGGCACCCGTCCCCGCGCGATCGTCGCCCGCGACACCCGCCCCTCCGGCGACTTCCTCGCCGCCGCGGTGAGCGCGGGCCTCGCCTCCGCCGGCGTGGACGTGCTCGACGCCGGGGTGCTGCCCACGCCGGGCCTCGCCTTCCTCGTGCAGTCCACCGGCGCGGACCTCGGCGTGATGATCTCCGCCTCCCACAACCCCGCCCCCGACAACGGCATCAAGTTCTTCGCCCGCGGCGGCACCAAGCTGCCCGACGAGGTCGAGGACCGCATCGAGGCCCGCCTCGGCGAGACCTGGGACCGCCCCCAGGGCACCGACGTCGGCACCATCACCCGGTACGAGGGCGCCGTCGAGGAGTACGTCGCACACCTCGTCTCCACCCTGGACCGCTCCCTCGAAGGCCTCACCGTCGTGGCCGACTGCGCCAACGGCGCCGCCGCCGTCACCGGCCCCGAGGCGCTGCGCCGCGCCGGCGCGACCGTGCACGTCATCGGCGACCGCAGCGACGGCGGACTGATCAACGACGGCGTCGGCTCCACCCACCTCGAGCCCCTCCAGGCCGCGGTGCGCGAGCACGGCGCCGACATCGGCGTGGCCTTCGACGGCGACGCCGACCGCTGCCTCGCCGTGGACGCGAACGGCGAGATCATTGACGGCGACCAGATCATGGCGATCCTGGCCCTGGACCTCAAGGAGCGCGGCCGCCTCCACGACGACACCCTCGTGGTCACCGTCATGAGCAACCTCGGCCTCAAGCTCGCCATGAAGGAGCACGGCATCACCCTCGGCCAGACCGCCGTGGGCGACCGCTACGTGCTCGAGGAGATGAACCTCGGCGGCTACTCCATCGGCGGCGAGCAGTCCGGTCACGTGATCATCGCCGACTACGCCACCACCGGCGACGGCGAGCTCACCGCTCTCCACCTCCTCCAGCGCATCGCCCAGACCGGCACCCCGGCGGCGGAGCTGAAGCAGGTCATGACCCGGCTCCCGCAGGCGCTCATCAACGTCAAGGACGTCGACAAGGCCAAGGCCACCATCGACCGCGGCGTCGCCAACGCCGTCGCCGAGGCCGAGGCCCAGCTCGGCGAGACCGGCCGTGTCCTGCTGCGCCCCTCCGGCACCGAGCCGGTCGTGCGCGTCATGGTCGAGGCCCCCAGCGACGAGATCGCCACCGAGATCGCCGAGCGCCTCGCCGTGGTGGTGCGCGAGCGCGTGGGGCTGTGA
- the coaA gene encoding type I pantothenate kinase: MKAASAPATVTPFEEIPREDWAHLSQQTPLPLSEEDVTRLRGLGDRVDLSEVDAVYRPISRLLNIHVAAAQSLRRSREHFLDQHQHRTPYVIGVAGSVAVGKSTTARLLRELMARWPETPRVQLVTTDGFLYPNRVLEARGIMQRKGFPESYDRRALLRFVADVKAGQERVEAPVYSHLTYDILEDERVVVERPDVLIVEGLNVLQPARPRRDGRLGMAVSDFFDFSVYVDARVEDVQRWYVERFLTLRRTAFSDPRSYFRRYADLTDTEAVMTAQRIWNTINGPNLTENVVPTRGRADLVLRKDGQHRVHSVLLRKV; this comes from the coding sequence ATGAAGGCAGCATCGGCGCCCGCCACCGTCACCCCGTTCGAGGAGATCCCGCGAGAGGACTGGGCGCACCTGTCGCAGCAGACCCCGCTGCCGCTGTCCGAGGAAGACGTCACCCGCCTGCGCGGCCTCGGGGACCGGGTGGACCTCTCCGAGGTGGACGCCGTGTACCGGCCGATCTCGCGCCTGCTGAACATCCATGTCGCCGCCGCGCAGTCCCTGCGACGGTCCCGCGAGCACTTCCTGGACCAGCACCAGCACCGCACCCCGTACGTGATCGGCGTGGCCGGCTCCGTGGCCGTCGGCAAGTCCACCACCGCCCGCCTGCTGCGCGAGCTCATGGCCCGCTGGCCCGAGACCCCGCGCGTACAGCTGGTGACCACCGACGGGTTCCTCTACCCCAACCGTGTGCTCGAGGCGCGCGGGATCATGCAGCGCAAGGGCTTCCCCGAGAGCTACGACCGCCGCGCCCTGCTGCGCTTCGTCGCCGACGTGAAGGCCGGACAGGAGCGGGTCGAGGCGCCCGTGTACTCCCACCTCACCTACGACATCCTCGAGGACGAGCGCGTGGTGGTGGAGCGCCCGGACGTGCTCATCGTGGAGGGGCTGAACGTGCTCCAGCCGGCCCGCCCCCGCCGCGACGGCCGGCTCGGGATGGCGGTCTCGGACTTCTTCGACTTCTCCGTGTACGTCGACGCGCGGGTCGAGGATGTCCAGCGCTGGTACGTGGAGCGCTTCCTCACCCTGCGGAGGACCGCGTTCTCCGACCCCCGCTCCTACTTCCGCCGCTACGCGGACCTCACCGACACCGAGGCGGTCATGACCGCCCAGCGGATCTGGAACACCATCAACGGCCCGAACCTCACCGAGAACGTAGTCCCCACCCGCGGCCGCGCCGACCTCGTGCTGCGCAAGGACGGCCAGCACCGCGTCCACTCCGTGCTGCTGCGGAAGGTGTGA
- the glmS gene encoding glutamine--fructose-6-phosphate transaminase (isomerizing) produces the protein MCGIVGYAGPRAAAPSSRPVDVALQGLARLEYRGYDSAGVAVLDDGKVRVTKRAGKLANLREALEGDSETSGRVAIAHTRWATHGAPTDGNAHPHLGGRDGELALVHNGIIENFASLRAELEADGYTFASETDSEAAAHLVAREMEAAGDLTEAMRRAAASLEGAFTLLAVHRDAPDVVVAARRNSPLVVGLGEGENFLGSDVAAFVDSTKEALEIGQDQVVTVSADDVKIIDFDGNEVTDAKRYTIEWDAAAAQKGGYDSFMAKEIHEQASAVADTLRGRLENGALQLDEMAIDPSVLRSVDKIVVVACGTAANAGAVAKYAIEHWCRIPTEVELAHEFRYRDPVVTEKTLVVAISQSGETMDTLMAVRHAREQGAKVIAICNTHGSTIPRESDAALYLHVGPEIAVASTKAYLGQITACYLLGLFLAQVRGNLYPDEIAALMADLEKIPEQIQQVLDNAGQVEQLAKDMKDTSSVLFLGRHVGYPTAMEGALKLKEIAYIHAEGFAAGELKHGPIALVEEGQPVFVIVPSPNGRHSLHSKVVSNIQEVRARGARTLVIAEEGDDAVVPYADEVIRIPATRTLFAALLTVIPLQIFSCELATAKGLDVDQPRNLAKSVTVE, from the coding sequence ATGTGTGGAATCGTCGGATACGCAGGCCCCCGCGCCGCAGCCCCCTCCTCCCGTCCCGTGGACGTCGCCCTCCAGGGCCTCGCCCGCCTCGAGTACCGCGGATACGATTCCGCGGGTGTCGCCGTCCTGGATGACGGCAAGGTGCGCGTGACCAAGCGCGCCGGCAAGCTCGCCAACCTCCGCGAGGCGCTCGAGGGCGACTCCGAGACCTCCGGCCGGGTCGCCATCGCGCACACCCGCTGGGCCACGCACGGCGCGCCGACCGACGGCAACGCCCACCCCCACCTCGGCGGCCGCGACGGTGAGCTCGCCCTGGTCCACAACGGCATCATCGAGAACTTCGCCTCGCTGCGCGCCGAGCTCGAGGCCGACGGCTACACCTTCGCCTCCGAGACCGACTCCGAGGCCGCCGCCCACCTGGTCGCGCGCGAGATGGAGGCCGCCGGTGACCTCACCGAGGCCATGCGCCGCGCCGCCGCCTCCCTCGAGGGCGCCTTCACGCTCCTGGCCGTCCACCGCGACGCGCCGGACGTCGTCGTCGCCGCCCGCCGCAACTCCCCGCTCGTCGTCGGCCTCGGCGAGGGCGAGAACTTCCTCGGCTCGGACGTCGCCGCCTTCGTCGACTCCACCAAGGAGGCGCTCGAGATCGGCCAGGACCAGGTCGTCACCGTCTCCGCGGACGACGTGAAGATCATCGACTTCGACGGCAACGAGGTCACCGACGCCAAGCGCTACACCATCGAGTGGGACGCCGCCGCCGCGCAGAAGGGCGGCTACGACTCCTTCATGGCCAAGGAGATCCACGAGCAGGCCAGCGCCGTCGCCGACACCCTCCGCGGGCGTCTCGAGAACGGCGCGCTGCAGCTGGACGAGATGGCGATCGACCCCTCCGTCCTGCGCAGCGTCGACAAGATCGTCGTGGTCGCCTGCGGCACCGCCGCCAACGCCGGGGCCGTGGCCAAGTACGCCATCGAGCACTGGTGCCGCATCCCCACCGAGGTCGAGCTCGCCCACGAGTTCCGCTACCGCGACCCGGTCGTCACCGAGAAGACCCTGGTCGTGGCGATCTCCCAGTCCGGCGAGACCATGGACACCCTGATGGCCGTGCGCCACGCCCGCGAGCAGGGCGCGAAGGTCATCGCCATCTGCAACACCCACGGCTCCACCATCCCGCGCGAGTCCGACGCGGCGCTGTACCTGCACGTCGGCCCCGAGATCGCGGTGGCCTCCACCAAGGCGTACCTCGGCCAGATCACGGCCTGCTACCTGCTGGGCCTGTTCCTCGCCCAGGTGCGCGGCAACCTCTACCCCGACGAGATCGCGGCGCTCATGGCCGACCTCGAGAAGATCCCTGAGCAGATCCAGCAGGTGCTGGACAACGCCGGGCAGGTCGAGCAGCTGGCCAAGGACATGAAGGACACGTCCTCGGTGCTGTTCCTGGGCCGCCACGTCGGCTACCCGACCGCGATGGAGGGCGCGCTCAAGCTCAAGGAGATCGCCTACATCCACGCCGAGGGCTTTGCCGCCGGCGAGCTCAAGCACGGCCCGATCGCGCTGGTCGAGGAGGGGCAGCCGGTGTTCGTCATCGTCCCCTCCCCGAACGGCCGCCACTCCCTGCACTCCAAGGTCGTCTCCAACATCCAGGAGGTGCGCGCCCGCGGCGCCCGCACCCTGGTGATCGCCGAGGAGGGCGACGACGCGGTGGTGCCGTACGCGGACGAGGTCATCCGGATCCCCGCGACCCGGACCCTGTTCGCGGCGCTGCTGACCGTGATCCCGCTGCAGATCTTCTCCTGCGAGCTGGCGACCGCGAAGGGCCTGGACGTGGACCAGCCCCGCAACCTCGCGAAGTCCGTCACCGTGGAGTGA
- a CDS encoding holo-ACP synthase, whose amino-acid sequence MIERTPALLQRLLTPGEQGLSAASRAARVAAKEAVGKALGSPGDFSWQDVTVEREALSRPHLRLRGATLRAAEAAGVQHLHLSLSHDGAIATAIVIAERGRPAGGPTGERTTGEGTSS is encoded by the coding sequence ATGATCGAGCGCACCCCGGCCCTGCTCCAGCGCCTGCTCACCCCCGGGGAGCAGGGTCTCTCCGCTGCGTCGCGCGCCGCCCGGGTCGCCGCGAAGGAGGCGGTCGGCAAGGCGCTCGGCTCGCCCGGCGACTTCTCCTGGCAGGACGTCACCGTCGAGCGCGAGGCGCTCAGCCGCCCCCACCTGCGCCTGCGCGGGGCGACGCTGCGCGCCGCCGAGGCGGCCGGGGTCCAGCACCTGCACCTCTCCCTCTCGCATGACGGCGCGATCGCCACCGCCATCGTCATCGCCGAGCGCGGCCGGCCCGCGGGCGGGCCGACGGGGGAGCGGACCACCGGAGAAGGGACGTCGTCATGA
- a CDS encoding NAD(P)H-hydrate dehydratase, giving the protein MIHGYSAAAVRAAEQPLLAAGEPLMLRAAAALATHAAERLRASGSPSADGPVDGTTTSTPATSTPTTDPTTPRVLVLAGAGANGGDGLHAAAILRREHGIPADAIATASSVHDEGAEALRDAGGTIHPSADLPEEQLRDLLADAELVLDAILGIGGRPEVPGALRPLLAAVRESGVPVLAVDLPSFVDATTGEAALETLPAAATVTFGAVKVGLLLPGGAELAGDLHLVDIGLGPYLDGFAANGAAADAPDAEASGAADASATATAADDRAPHVLRLEDADVRALFPVPGRDDSKYTRGVLAIAAGSEQFPGAAVLAVSGAARAGAGMIRCLAPREVLDLVLRVRPEAVVHPVGPGRSTQRILDDQTLARTSAVVVGPGLPGDDPRALRGVAMLAGEGTGPRRGVIDAGALQAVTAAHRFGPDTVLTPHRGEAERLARRLEVDPDLPGPELARALAAATGATVLLKGAITLVAPGNGGALRTQDDATSYLATAGTGDVLAGILGTLLAAGLPGPDAAALAALLHGRAGRLASGGGSHPLVALEVADRLPETIGTILATAQDLTRGAR; this is encoded by the coding sequence ATGATCCACGGATACTCCGCCGCCGCGGTCCGCGCCGCCGAGCAGCCCCTGCTCGCGGCCGGTGAGCCGCTCATGCTCCGCGCTGCCGCGGCCCTGGCCACCCATGCCGCCGAGCGCCTGCGGGCGAGCGGCTCCCCGTCGGCCGACGGGCCTGTCGACGGCACCACCACCAGCACTCCCGCCACCAGCACTCCCACCACCGACCCGACCACCCCTCGGGTCCTCGTCCTCGCGGGCGCCGGGGCGAACGGCGGCGACGGTCTCCATGCCGCGGCGATCCTGCGCCGCGAGCACGGCATCCCCGCGGACGCGATCGCGACCGCCTCCTCCGTCCACGACGAGGGCGCCGAGGCACTCCGGGACGCGGGCGGCACGATCCACCCGTCGGCCGACCTTCCCGAGGAGCAGCTGCGCGACCTGCTCGCCGACGCCGAGCTGGTCCTGGACGCGATCCTCGGGATCGGCGGCCGGCCCGAGGTGCCCGGCGCGCTGCGTCCCCTTCTCGCCGCGGTCCGCGAGTCGGGGGTGCCCGTGCTCGCCGTCGACCTGCCGAGCTTCGTCGACGCCACCACCGGCGAGGCCGCACTCGAGACGCTGCCCGCCGCGGCGACCGTGACCTTCGGCGCCGTGAAGGTCGGTCTGCTGCTGCCCGGCGGGGCCGAGCTCGCCGGGGACCTGCACCTCGTCGACATCGGCCTCGGGCCGTACCTGGACGGTTTCGCCGCGAACGGCGCCGCCGCGGACGCCCCCGATGCTGAGGCCTCCGGCGCCGCTGACGCCTCCGCCACAGCCACCGCCGCCGACGACCGCGCCCCGCACGTCCTCCGCCTCGAGGACGCGGACGTGCGCGCCCTGTTCCCCGTCCCCGGCCGCGACGACTCGAAGTACACCCGCGGCGTGCTCGCGATCGCCGCCGGCAGCGAGCAGTTCCCCGGCGCCGCGGTGCTCGCCGTGTCCGGGGCGGCCCGGGCCGGAGCCGGGATGATCCGCTGCCTCGCCCCGCGCGAGGTGCTCGACCTCGTGCTGCGCGTCCGCCCGGAGGCCGTGGTCCACCCCGTCGGCCCCGGCCGCTCCACCCAGCGGATCCTGGACGACCAGACCCTCGCCCGCACGTCGGCCGTCGTCGTCGGCCCCGGCCTGCCGGGCGACGACCCGCGCGCCCTGCGCGGTGTGGCGATGCTCGCAGGCGAGGGCACCGGCCCCCGCCGCGGCGTGATCGACGCGGGCGCCCTGCAGGCGGTCACCGCTGCGCATCGCTTCGGCCCGGACACCGTCCTCACCCCGCACCGCGGGGAGGCCGAGCGGCTCGCCCGCCGCCTCGAGGTCGACCCCGACCTGCCCGGCCCCGAGCTCGCCCGCGCGCTCGCCGCCGCGACCGGCGCGACCGTGCTGCTGAAAGGGGCGATCACCCTGGTCGCACCCGGGAACGGCGGGGCGCTGCGCACCCAGGACGACGCCACCTCCTACCTCGCCACCGCCGGGACCGGGGATGTGCTCGCCGGGATCCTCGGCACCCTCCTCGCCGCGGGCCTTCCCGGACCCGACGCGGCCGCGCTCGCCGCCCTGCTGCACGGCCGGGCCGGGCGCCTCGCCTCCGGCGGCGGCAGCCACCCGCTGGTCGCGCTCGAGGTCGCCGATCGCCTCCCCGAGACCATCGGGACTATCCTGGCCACCGCCCAGGACCTGACCCGAGGAGCCCGATGA
- the alr gene encoding alanine racemase codes for MTIPIPAEDPRHVPNRAVIDPAAITQNTRALGTLLEEQTALMAVVKADGYGHGMLTAARAAIEGGATWLGVAHPASALALARAGLDAQILCWLYEPHTAKIVLPEVLSAGVDVAVGSMDMLALVSAAAREADRRARVHLKIDTGMGRNGVLPWQVREIGAAMREDDFIQVTAAWTHLTSADEVDDPATDQQVEIFDSCVRALEDEVGPIPLQHLANSAATLTRPDLHRDIVRPGIALYGYPPVPADIALRPAMTLTSSLALVKEVPEGQSIGYGRIHRTSRATRLGLVPIGYADGLHRAASDRIEVLVRTESGDRRVPQVGRISMDQIVVDLGPDSTARPGDKVVLFGDAGGEPDAPSAPTAEHWARAAGTIPYEVLTSVSGRVTRRVLS; via the coding sequence ATGACCATCCCGATCCCTGCCGAGGACCCTCGGCACGTGCCCAATCGGGCGGTCATCGACCCCGCGGCGATCACCCAGAACACCCGGGCGCTCGGCACCCTGCTCGAGGAGCAGACCGCGCTCATGGCGGTCGTGAAGGCCGACGGCTACGGGCACGGGATGCTCACCGCCGCCCGCGCCGCGATCGAGGGCGGCGCGACCTGGCTCGGCGTCGCCCATCCCGCCAGCGCCCTCGCCCTCGCCCGCGCGGGCCTGGACGCGCAGATCCTGTGCTGGCTGTACGAGCCGCACACCGCGAAGATCGTCCTGCCCGAGGTGCTCTCCGCCGGGGTCGACGTGGCCGTCGGCTCCATGGACATGCTGGCGCTGGTCTCCGCGGCGGCGCGCGAGGCGGACCGCCGTGCCCGCGTGCACCTGAAGATCGACACCGGCATGGGCCGCAACGGCGTCCTGCCCTGGCAGGTGCGCGAGATCGGCGCGGCCATGCGCGAGGACGACTTCATCCAGGTCACCGCCGCGTGGACCCACCTCACCAGCGCCGACGAGGTGGACGACCCCGCCACCGACCAGCAGGTGGAGATCTTCGACTCCTGCGTCAGGGCGCTCGAGGACGAGGTGGGCCCGATCCCGCTGCAGCACCTCGCGAACTCCGCCGCGACCCTCACCCGTCCGGACCTGCACCGCGACATCGTCCGCCCCGGCATCGCGCTGTACGGCTACCCGCCGGTGCCTGCCGACATCGCCCTGCGCCCCGCCATGACCCTCACCAGCAGCCTCGCGCTGGTCAAGGAGGTCCCCGAGGGGCAGAGCATCGGCTACGGCCGCATCCACCGCACCTCCCGCGCGACCCGCCTCGGCCTCGTGCCGATCGGCTACGCCGACGGCCTCCACCGCGCCGCGAGCGACCGGATCGAGGTGCTCGTGCGCACCGAGTCCGGCGACCGCCGCGTCCCGCAGGTGGGCCGGATCAGCATGGACCAGATCGTGGTCGACCTCGGCCCCGACTCCACCGCCCGCCCCGGCGACAAGGTGGTCCTCTTCGGCGACGCCGGCGGCGAGCCCGACGCCCCCTCGGCCCCCACCGCCGAGCACTGGGCCCGCGCCGCCGGCACCATCCCCTACGAGGTCCTCACCTCCGTCTCCGGCCGGGTCACCCGGCGGGTGCTCTCATGA
- the tsaE gene encoding tRNA (adenosine(37)-N6)-threonylcarbamoyltransferase complex ATPase subunit type 1 TsaE: protein MSAPAGQGAADGSLVLRTRDADGTRAIARALAGALRPGDLLVLDGPLGAGKTTFTQGLGEGLGVRGPVASPTFVIERVHPNLGDGPDLVHVDAYRLGGEGEIDDLDLEADLDRAVTVVEWGRDRVEHLADSVLLVELERPDHVDDPLDPDEPRTLRLHPRGPRWDGAAIARLEETLAGLGESADGITSAGDMADGTATTASTTSGEDR, encoded by the coding sequence ATGAGCGCGCCGGCAGGGCAGGGCGCGGCCGACGGAAGCCTGGTGCTGCGCACCCGGGACGCCGACGGCACCCGCGCCATCGCCCGCGCGCTCGCCGGAGCGCTCCGTCCCGGGGACCTGTTGGTCCTGGACGGACCCCTCGGCGCCGGGAAGACCACCTTCACCCAGGGCCTCGGCGAGGGCCTCGGCGTGCGCGGCCCCGTCGCCTCGCCCACCTTCGTCATCGAGCGGGTCCACCCGAACCTCGGGGATGGCCCGGACCTCGTGCACGTGGACGCCTACCGCCTCGGCGGCGAGGGCGAGATCGACGACCTCGACCTCGAGGCCGACCTCGACCGCGCCGTGACCGTCGTGGAGTGGGGCCGCGACCGGGTCGAGCACCTCGCCGACTCCGTGCTGCTCGTCGAGCTCGAGCGCCCCGACCACGTCGACGACCCGCTGGACCCCGACGAGCCCCGCACCCTGCGCCTGCACCCGCGCGGCCCGCGCTGGGACGGCGCCGCGATCGCCCGCCTCGAGGAGACCCTCGCCGGGCTCGGCGAGTCGGCCGACGGGATCACCTCGGCCGGGGATATGGCCGACGGAACCGCCACGACTGCTTCGACCACCTCCGGGGAGGACCGCTGA
- the tsaB gene encoding tRNA (adenosine(37)-N6)-threonylcarbamoyltransferase complex dimerization subunit type 1 TsaB gives MLLGIDTSGAVSVAVARGELPAAGAVGGAAGHTSAAGGPEVLAVRADTRSRHHDEVLLTLIDQTLQAAGTTRGELTGVVVGRGPGPFTGLRVGLVSARSIAEVLGVPLHGLSSLDALAHQALAELDAAAENAGKGAGEERREVTVGVALDARRREVYHARYRRGADGIVERIQDPAVDAPADVAATLTACDVLVGSGTALYPELLPATAELSHVDAGHLILAAAALSARGVDLTSTEPMYLREPDAALPSARKSTLGR, from the coding sequence ATGCTGCTGGGTATCGACACGTCCGGCGCGGTGAGCGTCGCCGTCGCCCGCGGGGAGCTGCCCGCCGCGGGAGCTGTCGGCGGCGCCGCCGGACACACGAGCGCTGCGGGCGGGCCCGAGGTGCTCGCCGTGCGCGCCGACACCCGCTCCCGTCACCACGACGAGGTGCTCCTGACCCTCATCGACCAGACCCTGCAGGCCGCGGGCACCACCCGCGGGGAGCTGACCGGCGTGGTCGTCGGCCGCGGACCGGGCCCGTTCACTGGGCTGCGGGTGGGGCTCGTCTCCGCGCGCAGCATCGCCGAGGTGCTCGGTGTGCCGCTGCACGGGCTGAGCTCGCTCGACGCCCTCGCCCATCAGGCGCTCGCCGAGCTCGACGCCGCGGCTGAGAATGCCGGGAAGGGGGCAGGGGAGGAGCGCCGCGAGGTGACCGTCGGCGTCGCCCTGGACGCGCGCCGCCGCGAGGTCTACCACGCCCGCTACCGCCGCGGCGCGGACGGGATCGTGGAGCGGATCCAGGACCCGGCCGTGGACGCGCCGGCCGACGTCGCCGCGACCCTCACCGCCTGCGACGTGCTCGTCGGCTCCGGCACCGCGCTGTACCCGGAGCTGCTGCCCGCCACCGCCGAGCTCTCCCACGTCGACGCGGGGCACCTGATCCTCGCCGCCGCCGCGCTGTCGGCGCGGGGCGTGGACCTCACGAGCACCGAGCCGATGTACCTGCGCGAGCCGGACGCCGCCCTGCCGAGCGCCCGCAAGTCCACGCTGGGTCGCTGA
- a CDS encoding GNAT family N-acetyltransferase, which yields MPAQDATPEPGPSVQGGDDPSAQSAGDSSAQGRDGSSALAWSLRPATLEDVEEIAFAELELFPDEAWSVFQLAEEIEHPDRRYVVAVGARAGDGPASLASPVPGGSAAGEGPLLGYAGIMLAGDIADLHTIGTRVARRGIGRALLAWCEEQALAGGAERMLLEVREDNERARAFYTRAGYTEIGRRPGYYRIRGRRIDALVMERTLAAPGGPTA from the coding sequence ATGCCCGCGCAGGACGCGACGCCGGAGCCCGGTCCGTCGGTGCAGGGCGGGGACGACCCGTCGGCGCAGAGCGCTGGTGACTCGTCGGCGCAGGGCCGGGACGGCTCGTCGGCCCTGGCCTGGTCGCTGCGCCCGGCGACCCTCGAGGACGTCGAGGAGATCGCCTTCGCCGAGCTCGAGCTGTTCCCGGACGAGGCCTGGAGCGTGTTCCAGCTCGCCGAGGAGATCGAGCACCCCGATCGCCGCTACGTCGTCGCCGTCGGTGCGCGCGCGGGCGACGGTCCCGCGAGCCTGGCGAGCCCCGTCCCGGGCGGCAGCGCGGCGGGGGAGGGGCCGCTGCTGGGCTACGCCGGGATCATGCTCGCCGGCGACATCGCCGACCTGCACACCATCGGCACCCGGGTCGCGCGCCGCGGCATCGGCCGGGCGCTGCTCGCCTGGTGCGAGGAGCAGGCGCTCGCCGGCGGCGCGGAGCGGATGCTGCTCGAGGTGCGCGAGGACAACGAGCGCGCCCGCGCGTTCTACACGCGGGCCGGGTACACCGAGATCGGCCGCCGACCCGGCTACTACCGGATCCGCGGCCGACGCATCGACGCCCTGGTCATGGAGCGCACCCTCGCAGCGCCCGGCGGCCCGACCGCCTGA
- a CDS encoding ABC transporter ATP-binding protein — MHTETPSSSPTPPQPAPLQGAAAPVHASAAVATDAALSIRGLRKSFAGTEVVHGLSLDVPRGSFYGIVGPNGAGKTTTLSMATGLLRPDDGTAHVLGHDMWAEPHAAKAVLGVLADGLKTFDRLTGRELLTYQGLIRGMDPAVVEERTESLLAALDLAGEDGKLVVDYSAGMTKKILLAGALLHAPRLLVLDEPLEAVDPVSAQVIRRILTAYVGGGGTVVLSSHVMELVEGLCSHVAIIAKGELLADGTLDEVRQGGSLVQTFIDLVGGGDLAEGSLPWLES, encoded by the coding sequence ATGCACACCGAGACCCCGTCCTCCTCCCCGACGCCACCGCAGCCGGCGCCCCTGCAGGGCGCGGCCGCCCCGGTGCACGCCTCCGCCGCGGTCGCCACCGACGCGGCACTGTCGATCCGGGGGCTGCGCAAGTCCTTCGCCGGCACCGAGGTGGTCCACGGCCTGTCCCTGGACGTGCCGCGCGGCTCGTTCTACGGGATCGTCGGCCCCAACGGCGCCGGCAAGACCACCACCCTCTCCATGGCGACCGGGCTGCTGCGCCCCGACGACGGCACCGCCCATGTGCTCGGCCACGACATGTGGGCCGAGCCCCACGCCGCCAAGGCCGTGCTCGGCGTCCTCGCCGACGGGCTGAAGACCTTCGACAGGCTGACCGGTCGGGAGCTTCTCACCTACCAGGGCCTCATCCGCGGCATGGACCCGGCCGTGGTCGAGGAGCGGACCGAGTCGCTGCTGGCGGCGCTGGACCTCGCCGGGGAGGACGGGAAGCTGGTGGTGGACTACTCCGCCGGCATGACCAAGAAGATCCTCCTCGCCGGCGCCCTGCTGCACGCTCCGCGCCTGCTCGTGCTGGACGAGCCGCTGGAGGCGGTCGACCCCGTCTCCGCCCAGGTCATCCGCCGCATCCTCACTGCCTACGTGGGCGGCGGCGGCACCGTGGTCCTCTCCAGCCACGTCATGGAGCTGGTCGAGGGGCTGTGCAGCCACGTCGCCATCATCGCCAAGGGCGAGCTGCTGGCCGACGGGACGCTGGACGAGGTCCGCCAGGGCGGAAGCCTCGTGCAGACCTTCATCGACCTCGTCGGCGGCGGGGACCTCGCGGAGGGGAGCCTGCCGTGGTTGGAGTCCTGA